The window tatttttctagcaATATAATTGTAATCAATGATTACTAATCATTATTAGTATATagacataaataattatttaactataTAGTATAGTTATTGTGATTCATCAAATAgcttgttttaataatttatctttgatggaatttttcatgataattttaatttttttttaaattaaaatactaacTTGTATAAGATAATTACTTTTGCATAACAAACACTActactattattttaatacaagtAAATTTAGCTCTTTTTTGacctttaaattgttttattattgttttaaatttgacaatatttatagtagttatttaaataatatcaaaataaaaaaaaaaaatattcaagttgaatGTTAAATTAGTatgtgaataaatatattcgttttatttttttaacgttaaaaaattaacaataaaaaatgtaatatactctgttgacaatttatttaatgataatttttttgttcggttgaaataaatgaataataatttttttttaaagataaaatttgtggaatttaaaacaaatgtgtgaaattaaaagaaattaacacGTACCATTTTTTCCAGTTGGCACTGTGTATGTCAAATCAGTAAATTCGATATCAACTGGTGACATTTTCACCAATCCTTGCCATGGTTCGTGGGATGTGTCATCcccttgtttaattttttcttcatgcatttccatttttaattattaaattattcagaGCAATATTGCATCAGTAGTCTCGAGTTTTTGACATTATAATTTCGTAtatatctttgaaaaaaaaatgacaattatcAGTGACAATAATTGTTcacattgatataaaaatttgcaattttatatcaataacgTTGAccttatatttaaaaaaaaaaaactacttaattatttaattatcttttttattttcacattatCACCCACACCGATaattccataattttttttacaaagctttttaatactttttgaaatataaattatcaatagcaaagcttttattatttttaaaaattatttaaataaatatagcatcatttaaaaataaataattcaatgacaATATGACAAcgactttaaaaaatataaaaataaactataaacaacgataaataaaaaataagtaaatataataataaactatataaaaaaaaaatattataaaatttattataaataattttaccttaatttatttaaattaatatgaataaaagtaataatgattatagtttttaattaattaattgattattatttataacaattcgaatgtatttaaaattgaaacaatgatatttaaattcaaccaAACAAAGGGATTGTTTTGAATTGTACTGTGCACAGTGAACACTCAGAGTGAACTGAAAACTAAACCAGCATGTGCCTACCACACAAACTTTTGTAACAATATGTATGAGTGTACATATATTTGATACAATATGTATAATTCAAATAGCACAAACTGATATGTAATTCAAGGGTATAACATGTGctttacttaaaaaatatcaatatatttaaaaacaaaattgtttgatatttttatctgaaatgaaatcgtatttttttgcactattaaattattcaataaaataacattttatgttaattattattattttttttcacttactgtttatacaattgtttgaaaaaataatgacgttttaaaatgattgatattttagtggaaatatttttataaatactgaAACAAcaagtgattattttttttttttttcaatttaaaattttgttcgTGTATTGAGCCAATTGTCTGATCTACAAAGGGCAAAAAACAGCTATATAGATTATATGTTTACGTAGACTAATAAAGGTCAAaggtcaattaaattttatgaacgagataaaaataaaaaaaatataaaataaaaattacacagCAAATTACATTAcaaactaaaagaaaaaaaaattttaaatttactcttTTCAAtagtcaattaaatttttttaaaattatattgttcattaaaaacaaaaacaaaagatataaataagCACAAAAGGTGTGGATTTCCGGAATAGAACAATAATGTGGGTTGAGGTTCATCGACCTGATATTACTGtacagtttttatttatcaatgcaaAAAAAGGGGGCAAATGCAGGCATTAtataatcgaaataataaaaatattgaaaacaaCATAACGTGTCATGTGTTACTTGAATTAATgagaatttgaatttataaaaaaataatttattcacttattcaaaattaaattgttaaataatgattttaataatatttgttggcACATATAAAAGCttgtagaaatttaaaaatttaatttattttttaattattaatttaaaaaagaagtgcaatttaaattttagattttaatCTCATGAAACTCTATGtactatatttaaaatgagagtgtttttaataatagaaagaTTATAAAgtgaatagttttttaaatagaaatgtaaatttttatttcacaatcataagcaaataaaaaagtatgtatattttcttttttaaatttaaattttgtttatgatTGGATTATGGTTGtgcctgaaaaaaaaaagttatcttTCATCAAGTAGacacaacaaaaatttattgctaatttaaatatagatacagttaataaataattttgtcaatgatactatattatatttaattaaatgaatcaaaaaattaacatagtgaacaatgaataaataataatatcaaggcTATTGAATTCGCGGATGTTCAATGagtttcataaataaaaaagtcaaatataaaatatagtcACACTGTCAAGATCAAAGTTTATTAAACACAGGAAAAAAACAACCTTCTTTCTgggttaaaaatgataaagctttaagataagaaaataataaaattataatatttaaaaaatttaatttgtatcaaagttcaatttaaaaaatatattaaaagttatatatagtGTTTAGTTTTATactctatttatattttatattgaagcCTTTGatgaaaatcaattgaaatgtatacagatataattattatcgttgTGTAAGAAAACTCAACAAATCCatattgtcaatttaataaataatcatttaatataattcattgATTTTCTCCGCATTACTTAAAAAGTGctggaataaaaataatttttcaggtttttttttcgatggttctctaattttttatcagtgtttttattaatcaaagaCATTAATCGAATTTAATTGTAGTTTTAGTTGTTATTTCTATttggcaataataataaatatttatttatccagtCCAATTTGATTTTCAATGATGATTCATGATGAGTCATTACATTAACAGTATATTcttcataaatttttctgattattttgatggaaaaaaaccTTTCAAAgcagaatgaaaaaaaataataactgccGGAAATCCTGTTGGAAAAAGTCACAGATTGtgtattcattaaatatatcaaaaaaattttatacattattgTTTCTCAGATTATTCcagtataattaaaaaataataataaaaaaaattaaaaaaaaaataaaacaatcaaagAATTAAactttacaacaaaaaaaaaaaaaatctgcaaGTGTTAAAATTAATCCTGAAACATAACTTACTACTATAATAattaagtgaaaaaattactaagaaataaaattcaattttatattgtaattaatattttgatacaaaatacaaaaatttgattttattaacaaaaaaaagtttacaaatttttttcaatgtttcattattttaatttataattaataaatttatccttTAATAGTTTAaacccttttttttgttttttttcgataaataagtattttaaaattatattttctgatAATGTTTGCAGtccgtattttattttaatcgaTTAACTTTCATTCTTCCAGGTATCAAATATAttctcatttaatttttgcttATCGAGAATTGTTAAAATAGTAcgttcaaaatttttatttgtaattttacctatatgtataaaaaaaaattaagaaaaaaaaaaaaagaataggcaggaaagaaaaaaaaaaaacgagttaGTAGTATTTGGTCTATTAAAACTGGCAAGATaaacttataaaaatattattgccCATTAAGATGGAGGTAGTTTATGTTTAATCctccatttttttaatttataattttgtttttattttttaaaagtgaaaACTCCACAGCCATTCACGAATTAAGAATTTTCATTGCCAAGTGTCAAGtaattgacattaaaaaaattattaaactagtATATCATTCAAgaataaaacatcaaataaaaaatttttaagatcaaattattttgtcaaattgtattaaaatattttaaaattaaacccatataatcatcaaaacgacaaataataattttatcatattataaatttgtctTGTATATTAGATTCATAACTAACTGGCACTCTTCATTGatgtcaaatttttcattaagcaattacatttaattattttaattaatttaattattttttaatattatcgtCCTGATTTTACTTTCCAACGAAGAAACAAGAATGCTGAAACTCTCAGgataagaaatattaaaacaagagCAAGAGCATCGAGTGTATAATCTGCATGTACCATGTCAAGTTCTTCAAGTGTTGTCAttggatttttaaaatgacaatatgcctaaacataaaaaataataaaataattaatagaatatcataaaaataatataaatataataatgacttaaaaattatttaaatacgtACAGTACAATTTGGTTTTGGATCACAAGTACAATCTAATCTTTTTCTATCAAATCCATAAGTTGCTAGTGTCGTTCCTTCAAAACCATATCTTATATAACTCAAGTATGTTATCCATCTTAGATAAACTGGTATCGCATCAAAACTAACAAAGAAAcccgaaaataataaaaatggtacAGACATAACTGGTGCTAGAAATACACCATTTTGTACATTCATTGCTGCACCAACAACAAGACCAACTGATTGTGcaacaaatgatattaataaacatgCACCCAAAAACATTCCAAATCTAAATCCTTCTTGTGGTTGTGATGtcataatataaacaataaccaaataaattgtacaaaaaacagcctgaaataaaatatatttcatgaaaaatttaatataaatttataatatttaatttaaaactcaCTTGAAATGGTAAATCAGAAACTGTTATTGCTAAATAATACGATTTCAATGAGTACCATCTATTAAAATGTTCTTTCATTAGTACAGGCATTTCCAATGgaactaaataaattgaaaaaataaattaattacaccatccaaaattattaaaagaatacaaataataattttaacaaaatttacttacaagataatattgttattgtcaTTGAggtatacattaaaaataacatattaaaaaataaaaatccaagaTTACTTAGTACTTTGTGGCCATCATTACCAATGTCATAATAAAGAGAACCaattaaaataccaacaaGAATATGAGCAAATAATCTGAGATACATCAAAgtctataaacaaaaaaaaacaacatataatactttaaaatattttgaggatgatttaaaaataaacaagttaattgatttttgttttttttttatatttttttgtcaatttaatctttaatttattttgtaaaaaaataataattacccaATCACGATAACTGAATAGTAATGTTCTTTTGAGAATAACccaaaattgtgtaaattcaCTTGTTGCATATCTCTCGGGAGTATTAACAATTGTTTCATCCAGCAGTGAAGTATTAACAGTtatattatcaactttttCTGCTATTGATATCACAACTTCATCTTgaataaaagtaattattattattaaattgaattttaatttttaaaataaaaacttactgCTGTGCTTTGCAATATCATTAGTTGCAAATTTTGGTAATATTCCTCTATTGGTTGAATTTTCAATGGGTAATTTATCAGTATATTTATCTTGTATATTACTAGCATCATTTTTATCTGGAATATTATCATCTTGTTTTGTTTCTTCTTtaacttcaatattttttgttgtgccatttttttgattgacattatttaaattatcacctTTTGTTTCTGGAAATGGATTACCTTCACGAATAtcatttttaccattatttattGCCGAAACAAGACTTGATATATTATCACCATATTCTCCACAAGCAACTTCAATAactaaattcataaaaaaattaaaaaaacattatcaatatgaaaatataaaacgagtttttaaaataaataaattaaacaaaaaaatcgtAGTAAAAACTTACTGAAGGATGCTGGATTGTGATAACTTGGACAATGAAGACCCTGATATTTTAGAAATGAAACGAGTTGTGATGTTGATCCTTGATAAACACACTGGCCTTCAGCAAGAGTGTAAAGTGCATCGAACATTTCAAAAAGCCGAGCACTTGGTTGATGAATGGTACAAATAATTGTTCTTCCGCCTTTAGCAagtgtttttaataatgatatacaCTGAAAACATGACGAAGAATCCAATCcactgtaataaaaattaatttaattaatttcatttagataaatataataaggaAATTAAATACagattacaaatttattattatttctttttttttttctaataaatactTGAACGATGTTCAAGGGCTAAAaagaaatgtttttaaaaaaacaattaaataattattatcaggaAATACAAGATGTGAACCTTGAAAAACAAGTCGTATCGCAAATAATTTGACCCCTTGGTACATCAAATCAAGGttgaatcataaaattattgtttaccaataatatatcaattttatttttcaatttttcttatttgatttttaatttttaaatactttagataaaatgttaatattatgatCATTTAAAAACGTGAAAgtagtataaaattaaaaaaaaaacattcttgcaaaaataaatatagacatAAAAGaagagaaataatataaaataaactagcACACGTGCATCACGACAGCTTTCACTTGTACATTTGTACATTTGtacttatttaaatttatttatttgtaactCATACGAATGGTCATAAACACTTTATtttgaatgaagaaaaaatatttaaattttgcaatgacaaatagaaaaatacacATTTTCAAAAGAATTCAAATTCGTAATATTTGATGCGTTAACTACTCGAAAGATGATTTAGTATTGGGGTTAAATATATGTGCATTTAGAATATTGTGAAAATTGCATATAATTTCACACGTAaatagagaaaagaaaaaaaaaaaatacatgattaaaaataattatgtttttttaatgcaaaattttataactaaAATTACTTTGAGattagaaataattgaaaaaaatattgtcttgaatttatgtgaaatttaataagaataaaattactatgatAAAAATGGGaagtgaataattaaaaaaaatataaataaaaatattaataatatcaagttCACCTTGTTGGTTCATCGAAGAACATGATCGGGGGGTTGTTGACCAGTTCAAGGGCTATTGAGAGTCTTTTTTTCTGGCCACCACTAAGGTTCGAGGTCATTGTGCGACGATGTTCAGCAAGTCCAAGTGTTTCAAGAATTTCTTGAatcttttaatcaaaaataaataaattatgatttatgatttttttttgttaataataaataaaaatttagcttTATTTACCACttcatttttttcctcttttgaAATATGTTTACTGAGTTTTAAACTAGATGCAACTTTCATGGATTCTTCAACAGTCAAATTACCATGTAATTGATTATCCTGCATAATATAAGCTGATAATTTTCTGAATGAACTTAAATTTCTTTCATGACCATTTATTGTTATGCTTCCCTCAGTTCCACTTGATCTGtaaaacaacgaaaaaaaaattaaatattaaaacaacaaaaatacaagtataaattaatgagctaacaaattaatttattaactgaATAAACTATTAGTTGACTTGTTAAATacgtc is drawn from Aphidius gifuensis isolate YNYX2018 linkage group LG3, ASM1490517v1, whole genome shotgun sequence and contains these coding sequences:
- the LOC122852328 gene encoding ATP-binding cassette sub-family G member 4 — its product is MKHEGNSSRDDDNNGILMQPTKGGVPSQIQIVPIQPKTITHLPKRPPVDLAFTDLVFKVREGRKANVKTILKSVSGRLRSGELTAIMGPSGAGKSTLLNILTGYKSSGTEGSITINGHERNLSSFRKLSAYIMQDNQLHGNLTVEESMKVASSLKLSKHISKEEKNEVIQEILETLGLAEHRRTMTSNLSGGQKKRLSIALELVNNPPIMFFDEPTSGLDSSSCFQCISLLKTLAKGGRTIICTIHQPSARLFEMFDALYTLAEGQCVYQGSTSQLVSFLKYQGLHCPSYHNPASFIIEVACGEYGDNISSLVSAINNGKNDIREGNPFPETKGDNLNNVNQKNGTTKNIEVKEETKQDDNIPDKNDASNIQDKYTDKLPIENSTNRGILPKFATNDIAKHSNEVVISIAEKVDNITVNTSLLDETIVNTPERYATSEFTQFWVILKRTLLFSYRDWTLMYLRLFAHILVGILIGSLYYDIGNDGHKVLSNLGFLFFNMLFLMYTSMTITILSFPLEMPVLMKEHFNRWYSLKSYYLAITVSDLPFQAVFCTIYLVIVYIMTSQPQEGFRFGMFLGACLLISFVAQSVGLVVGAAMNVQNGVFLAPVMSVPFLLFSGFFVSFDAIPVYLRWITYLSYIRYGFEGTTLATYGFDRKRLDCTCDPKPNCTAYCHFKNPMTTLEELDMVHADYTLDALALVLIFLILRVSAFLFLRWKVKSGR